The following are encoded in a window of Impatiens glandulifera chromosome 5, dImpGla2.1, whole genome shotgun sequence genomic DNA:
- the LOC124938827 gene encoding UPF0481 protein At3g47200-like, with protein sequence MNQNGRIQDSLTIAMDEKLTQLSNNYRHEPFIHCVYDRLRRQNERAYEPELLAIGPYNRGKPALQVMEEHKRRYLQLLLQRREESSVDRYVTAIRALEERARGCYAEDICLHANDSFVEMLILDGCFIVELCRKSANKSMADHRDVLFKGDYLHHWIWRDMLLFENQIPFFVLDELFNMTKSAHEDREKRTMVDLLLSFYSDTRKYYHYHTKSSGKNHWLQSASRGIDSGKVKHILGLIHLLTTKSFKEKLSSKQSPAQNCDSSVRWEFIHSTTELREAGIGFRAKHDSSLFDITFSNGMLEISLITVDDKTECLLRNLIAYEQSLGNNDLKIVTDYVTLLYCIIKSPRDVSLLRRYGIINNMVGDDEAVSNTYSNTSSCVFVSHDRFCYKEVFNEVNAHCKRRRNIWEAKLRRNYFNSPWTIISFLAALFLLMLTFLQTMVTVLPYLAHLHAALVN encoded by the coding sequence ATGAATCAAAACGGAAGAATTCAAGACTCTCTAACTATTGCCATGGACGAAAAGCTCACTCAACTCTCCAACAATTATCGACACGAGCCATTCATCCATTGCGTCTACGATCGCCTCCGTCGCCAAAACGAAAGAGCCTACGAGCCCGAACTGCTCGCCATAGGCCCCTATAACCGAGGCAAGCCAGCCCTCCAAGTAATGGAAGAGCACAAACGTCGATATCTTCAATTGCTTCTCCAACGTCGCGAAGAATCTAGCGTAGATAGATACGTGACGGCCATACGGGCCCTTGAAGAGAGGGCACGAGGATGTTACGCGGAAGACATATGTCTCCATGCAAACGATTCGTTCGTGGAGATGCTGATACTCGACGGTTGCTTCATTGTAGAACTATGTAGAAAGTCCGCTAACAAAAGCATGGCGGACCATCGCGATGTTTTGTTCAAGGGGGATTATTTACACCATTGGATTTGGCGCGACATGTTGTTGTTCGAGAACCAAATTCCTTTCTTCGTCCTCGATGAATTGTTCAACATGACAAAAAGTGCCCACGAGGATCGCGAAAAAAGGACAATGGTTGATTTACTATTGTCGTTTTATAGTGACACGAGGAAATACTATCATTATCACACGAAATCGTCGGGAAAGAATCATTGGCTCCAAAGTGCTTCGCGTGGAATTGACTCGGGAAAAGTGAAGCACATTCTCGGCTTGATTCACCTTCTCACCACAAAATCGTTCAAGGAGAAGCTATCTTCGAAACAAAGCCCTGCCCAAAACTGTGATTCATCGGTGAGGTGGGAGTTCATACACAGCACTACTGAGCTACGCGAGGCGGGGATCGGGTTCAGAGCGAAGCACGATTCGTCGTTGTTCGACATAACGTTCTCAAACGGGATGCTTGAAATATCTCTCATAACGGTTGATGATAAAACCGAATGCCTATTGAGGAACCTCATTGCCTACGAGCAGAGCTTAGGGAATAACGATTTGAAGATTGTGACCGATTACGTGACTTTGTTGTATTGTATAATCAAATCGCCCAGAGATGTGAGCTTGTTAAGAAGGTATGGGATCATAAACAATATGGTGGGGGATGATGAGGCGGTTTCAAACACTTATAGCAATACCTCGTCGTGCGTGTTTGTATCGCACGATCGGTTTTGCTACAAGGAAGTGTTCAATGAAGTGAACGCGCATTGTAAGCGGCGACGCAATATTTGGGAGGCGAAGTTGAGGAGGAATTACTTCAATAGCCCTTGGACTATCATATCATTTCTAGCTGCCCTTTTTCTGCTTATGCTAACTTTCCTACAAACTATGGTTACAGTTCTGCCTTATTTGGCACATCTCCATGCTGCTCTAGTTAACTAA
- the LOC124939358 gene encoding uncharacterized mitochondrial protein AtMg00810-like, which yields MVMVLLYVDDIILTDNNYDEVARLQDELSLRFEMKKLGELGTFLGLHIENFDKGLFVSQINYAKKLVKKFGMTDGKKSYTPLDINPRLSRDEGTCLPDPRPYRALVGSLIYLTITRPDIAYADGVKYAKFVLQGYADVDFAGDRDDRMSTYGFVFLYGNTSISWGSRKQGSVSLSTTEAEYKASTHAAQECIWLRRLWEDFHVKFDQPDKYIELEHHFIHEKVLEGIIEMAAVRSEDNVVDIFTKTLPKGHFEDLRSKLKLVHRTSL from the exons ATGGTTATGGTGcttctttatgtggatgatataaTATTGACAGACAATAATTATGATGAGGTTGCTCGTCTACAAGATGAGCTATCTCTtcgttttgagatgaagaagcttGGTGAACTTGGAACTTTCCTTGGTCTACATATCGAAAATTTTGATAAAGGTTTATTTGTATCGCAGATCAACTACGCAAAGAAGTTGGTAAAAAAATTCGGTATGACTGATGGAAAAAAGAGTTATACTCCTCTTGACATAAATCCTAGACTCAGTCGAGACGAAGGAACATGTCTACCAGATCCTCGTCCTTATCGTGCTCTTGTGGGAAGTCTGATTTATCTGACTATAACAAGGCCTGACATTGCTTATGCAGATGGAGTG AAATATGCGAAATTTGTCTTGCAAGGATATGCAGATGTTGACTTTGCTGGAGATCGAGACGATCGAATGTCCACATAtgggtttgtttttctttatggAAACACTAGCATATCTTGGGGTAGTAGAAAACAAGGATCGGTATCCTTGTCTACAACAGAAGCGGAATACAAAGCATCAACTCACGCAGCACAGGAGTGCATATGGCTTCGTAGACTCTGGGAGGATtttcatgtcaagtttgatcagCCG GACAAATACATTGAGTTGGAGCATCACTTTATTCATGAAAAAGTACTAGAGGGAATCATTGAGATGGCTGCAGTAAGGAGTGAAGACAATGTtgttgatatcttcacaaaaacACTTCCTAAAGGTCATTTCGAAGATCTACGATCTAAGTTGAAACTAGTTCATCGGACATCACTTTAA
- the LOC124940750 gene encoding trafficking protein particle complex subunit 1, whose amino-acid sequence MQFFGGSDISPSPPPPTASGNNAHVMYVFNRNGVCLLYKEWNRPLRTLNEQQDHKLMFGLLFSLKSLTAKMDPTSVEKGNLGVPQLPGQGCSFHSFRTNTYKLSFMESPSGIKIILVTHPKTGDLRESLKYIYNLYVEYVVKNPLYTPGTPIRCELFSTALDQYVRGLG is encoded by the exons ATGCAATTCTTTGGTGGGTCTGATATCAGTCCTTCGCCTCCGCCACCGACCGCTTCAGGAAACAATGCACACGTGATGTATGTTTTCAATAGGAATGGGGTTTGTCTCCTCTATAAGGAATGGAATCGCCCACTTCGAACCTTGAATGAACAGCAAGATCACAAGCTTATGTTCGGTCTCCTCTTTTCACTCAAATCTCTTACCGCCAAGATGGATCCGACCAG TGTGGAGAAAGGAAATCTTGGGGTGCCTCAGTTACCAGGTCAAGGATGTTCCTTTCACAGTTTTAGGACCAACACATACAAACTTAGCTTCATGGAAAGTCCATCTGGAATAAAG ATAATTCTGGTGACTCATCCAAAAACAGGCGATCTAAGGGAATCTCTGAAGTATATATACAACTTGTATGTAGAATATGTTGTGAAGAATCCACTGTATACTCCAGGCACTCCAATCAG GTGTGAACTGTTTAGTACAGCACTTGACCAGTATGTGAGAGGCCTTGGTTGA